The Cottoperca gobio chromosome 5, fCotGob3.1, whole genome shotgun sequence region GCTTTTCATCTGCTCTTCATCTGCTCTTCATCTGCTCTTCATCTGCTCTTCATCTGGTTCTTGCCCCGATgttaaagggccagttcaccCAAGTTACAAAACTATTGAACGCACTCTACCTAATAATTTACTAAAATAATTGTGACATTCAAAAGCAGCACTTTAACGTCTCACTCTGCCAGCTGTCATTTGTCCTCGACTGAACCGGAGTAAACCTTTTGCTGTTTGATGAGACGATAATAAACTACGTTGTTAAAAATCGCAACGTTCATAAAAACTGCAATCTTTTAAATTGTGATTGGATTGTAAAGTTTCTACCTCTCGTGTGTTCTGTGCAGCATCCAgagggacgggggggggggggcacggGCACGCTGTCTAAATAAGATGTTGCTGTTGAATGTTTAAAGCACATCTGAAGTAGTTTGTTTGACCTGTTGGTGTGGGGGCAGAGATCTCAAAGCAAACGGACTGGAGTAATACTGGTGAACATGGATTTgggtgaactgttcctttacGACCAGTTACTTCTGACGTTTGTTTCCATTCTTTCCGTTTATCAggatcacattttctttttaattagtttcattgattttattcagttttatgaGAAAATTAAAACTTGTCATGTATTTGTGTCCATCTGTTGTTGAAAAACTTTATTCGTCTTCACATGAATAACGTACAgaagcaactcggggttaaagGTTAAGTAGGTTTGCAtctgtttaaatatgtacagCAGCTACTGTGGATTCAATTACCACATTTCAAAACTGATTTAATGTGGGGACAGatccttttcattttaaaacgaGGTGTGacacaaattaaataaagttaaaccaAAGCAGCAGCTCCGATTGGCCAGCTGTTaaatttaacacacacacacacacacacacacgatgaatTCTAAAGCAGACATAAGAACTGTGTAGATAAAgagaatatatttaaaatgagcattaatacatttgaaataaaaagccTTGGTCAGTTATTTTAAAATTCAGTTAATTGTTTAAAGacagaataaagaaataatacaataaaaattaATTGGCATATTTAAAGAGCTTCAGCCCCTCCCTTCGTAAAGTAAACTGCGCATCGCTTTAGGGGACTTCTTAAAGAAGACATCTTGAATATGAACCTTTACAGTAAAAAGGGAATTATACTGTAACACCCTTAGTAATAGTGAACATATGAAACCATCCTGTATGGCGTGCAGAGACGTACAGTCTAaacattactttaaataaagtatatatatatatatatatatacacacactttaaataaagtatatatataccatatgaGCCCCAGTGGGCTTCATAGACCCATTACAGAAGTAAATTGTTGCATTTTTTGTTATGAATAGCAAGTATAAATGATATAACGTGCAGCGCTGAAGTGGACAAAGTCACAGAGGGGCCGATGCAGTTTGAGGGGGAAGGTGCAAAGCGTCTTAAAGGGTCATTTCAcccaaatgacaaaacaattaatgcatctctcctcccctttgTATTACATCTCCAGGATAGTCACGTTTAAATGCTGTAAGAAGCTCAAACTAAATCAAAGCCAAACTATTTGTACAGATACCGttagagggaagagaggatgtGTTTGGGTGTACTGACCCTTTACAAGCCACAACACCAGCTTTAAGAGAGTCTTCATAAAAAGCCTGTTAACGTGAttagaaaaggttttaaagaaTCTGTGCAGAAGCAGCAGGACGCTCTGCAGACGGTCACGTTCCTCCCGCCAGCAGTGGAGACGACTCGGAGGCGTCACGGTGGGGATTTGACGCTGGGACGGCAAAATGTGACCACGTGTCGTACAAGTGGCTGCTCTGCAAATGTGCTTCTGCTCGCAACGTTATTTTCttcataaaaaagaaagaaagaaacaacgtTAGGAAATGTTCTCCGTTTGTCATCACAGAGCTTTAATAAGGCTTTAAAGGaagagttcaacattttggtaaatagtCCTACTCTCTGTTTCTGATGGATGTTGCTCAGGGCGACGGCGGCGCATAGAGACGCAGCGGTCAGTAGCTCCCAGGAACATTactcagtttgtttttttacgagAGCTTGTACGGCGTATGACAGAGAGGCATCAACATCGGAGAAGGACGCGTGTTTGGTTACAGATTCAGCGAGCCTGCATTTAGGAGACTGTCTGTGAGTCGAGCcgtatatatattaaatgtttctgtacagacataaatgtttttttgatcTTCTCATTTTACTGCAAGAAAGCAATTCCCCAAAATGTTGACCTTTTCATTTAAGCCATGAACCTCCACAGATTATGCCACATCTTTTGTCTGGTCAGTCACAGTACACATGACCTtcaaacagcagctgtgtggAGGAGACATACCTGAAAGTCTCTGATATAGGTGAGGAAGAAGCTGATGAAGGACAAGGCCAGAGACCATTCAGACACAGTGCTGATGATGTGAGCTGTGTAACcctgaacaaacacaaacatcaataTAATGCTGCAAAGAGTTACCAACCAAAACATCTCTTTTATTTTAGACAATGTTCTTGTGCAGCCAGATTTAATGCTGCAAAACTGACCGTCTCTCCGGGAGTCCAGTGCAGCTTGTTAGGTACGTCCACCCCCGGCAGACTGCTGTACATGATGACTGAGGAGACGAAcactgagaggagaggacgccGTTAAGGATCGCAGCTCACTCGGCATTAATACTGTAAGAGCCAAAGATGGTGTTGGAATAaccagaaatgtaattattatgttCTGCGTACATTGGGTGTCGTTATGCTAATATCCTGGTCTCATTACAACTCTGCTCTTACTGCCTGTAAATCAACGAGTGTTTCCAGCTGTGTTTAAGGATACTGGTGATGCAGCTGCTCACGGTCCAGAGTCCGATGCCGAGGCGGACCAGGTAGGTGGTCCTGCTGTGGACGTGAGGCTGCATGTGGAACGAGAGCAGCGTCTGAACCAGGATGTAGAGAGCCCCGACCCCGAAGGTCAGCACCGCGCCCACCAGGTGCATGGAGAACAGCGTGGTcttctgctctcacacacacacacacacacacacacacacacacacacacacacacacacacacacacacacacacacacacacacacacacacacacacacacacacacacacacacacacaatcactgaTGACACGTTCAACACTTCACACACAGTTCAGCTGATTCAGGAGCAGCAGCGCTCACCTGGAAGTTGGCGACTACGCACATCCCGAAGGAGCTGATCAGGCCGAGCAGCAGCCCGAAGCGGTTCAGTCGTTTCAGTTTGAGCTCGCCTTCACCCGTCAGAGCCTCCACCTGTTTGTAACGCACGTACACCGTGGCCATACCTACCATAATAATAGGCAGATTAATTGCTACGGTCAAATAATTTTAGTTATTTTACCCTAATTTAAGTTTAACATACAGGATATGATGTGTTAGTCGTTATTGTTTGTAATGGTTTAATATCTATTTACTGGATTTTAGacaaaatatttgtgtttatggagaaagaaaaggaaatggatATTGACTGATATATTTTAATTAgactttgtgtgagtgtgtgtgtgtgtgtgtgtgtgtgtgtgtgtgtgttttacctaAAAAGGATGACACATCCAGCATGATGCCGAACACACACCTCTCTGGTGCCATCGTTCCTGTGTCGCTgcaacaaaatgtattaaagtttgacttgttttgtaaaacaatTCAGAATAGAAATGTAAGATGTAGAAGAAAGGTTGATTCTGGAGTCAGTACTAAAACTTATATGTTGGCATCAGTAGCTAAATGAAGAGAACGGAGAGATTGAGAAGCATActgtagcaacagtaactaaggggGCGGGGCTTTGAGAAGCATActgtagcaacagtaactaaggggGCGGGGCTTTGAGAAGCATActgtagcaacagtaactaaggggGCGGGGCTTTGAGAAGCATActgtagcaacagtaactaaggggGCGGGGCTTTGAGAAGCATActgtagcaacagtaactaaggggGCGGGGCTTTGAGAAGCATActgtagcaacagtaactaaggggGCGGGGCTTTGAGAAGCATActgtagcaacagtaactaaggggGCGGGGCTTTGAGAAGCATACcgtagcaacagtaactaaggggGCGGGGCTTAGCGAATGGTTCGTTAATCATCTTATAAATATAAGTTCAAGTTGCTTAAGAATTAAAGAAGAGTGGTATGTCCAAAATAATGACAACGACGGACTGCAAGTCTGCAAATGACATACGAGGGGATTTAAAGCTCAGTGGAGTCCAAGAAGGGAGGccacatgttttttatttgtctgcagAACCACAAAGTATAAATCTTTCTCTTGTGTTAAGAGCTGGAAGACATCTCTTAACAGTAATATGTAACGTTTTTCCAGTTTAGCCAAATACTTTGTAAAGGTTGCGATCTTGTAATTAGATCCTATTTctaattgtatattatatttctattatatttTGTGATTCTCAAAACAAAAGGGACTTTGATAATTGACTGTTCTGATTGCATTAAAAAGGTATACTATGatcttttcttttacacattggtgtgtgtgtgtgtgtgtgtgtgtgtgtgtgtgtgtgtgtgtgtgagacctgaTGTAAGGCACCAGAGGATCCACATGTTTCAGGACCACCGCTGTGATGTAAGCGAAGACAAAGGACGCCGCCGTCCAGACGACCATCGCCGCAGGCAGGAAGCACAGACCCTGCTGGAACCaccacatggtgtgtgtgtgtgtgtgtgtgtgtgtgtgtgtgtgtgtgtgtgtgtgttctgctggtTCACTCTGTcctgtacacaacacacaaacagtgataCACACATTTAGATAAATTACAAATTGGTCTTAATCATCCTCATCGTCTTCTTGAGAATGTggcacacatatatatatatatatatatatatatatatatatatatatatatatatatatatatataaataatatatatataaaatatataatataaaatattttaatatttatatatatattattttatttatatttttatatatatttatatatataaaaaatgaaatacgTTTAAATgatggcatatcttacacatgaACTAAAGATGTCGTGGTACAGTGTAGTAATCGATTTAAAGAAGTCCCGTGTTCTCACAGGAAGTGAAACCGAGAGTCAGGATGTTTTGTATAATTAGCTGCTTCTCTTTTACTCTCGCCAAACTCCATTAATATATTCACGCTTTTTCCAAAAAACAAGTTTACACGTCTTGTACATCATTTTTTAACTACACGATAAAAAATATCAGACACCCAACGATACATGGAACAGCATGTATACagcacatacatgtacacataaaGCTAGTACCATTAGTTAATCGTAACTGAAATCACAGATTATTACTAACACCTAGCTAACTGATGTTAGCTAAACCCAATAGCTTTCGCTCACCAATATTAACGTTGTATTTCAACGGTTTTACCGTTTCATGTGTTGGAGCACACTGCTGTCGGATTGAGGAAATAACATCATGTGAAGCAGCCGCACTGACACACAGTCTGTTTTAATGACACTCACGTTATCCGAGTCCTCCTGCGACCATAAACCTTCCTGCTTCAACACAACTCCTTTAATCCTCTATTTACAACCCCGACTCTGGTGTTCAGATCTCCGTCAACCGTCAACAATGCTCGGTGTACTGCTGGAGTCCTATCTATGCCAAACTTCCATTAAAAAAACCATGAAGTTTAAAAGTAGTCACAGGGTCCTGGTACTCGTTCCATTCAGAGTGAAGCACGCATGCGCGGgtcaacagcaaaacaaactttAGGGAGATCTCCGCCCTGAATTTGGCCTCAAAGGCGAGTCGTGGCCTCAGTTGACTCTTCAGCACGTGAGAGGAAGATcacattaaatgtttaatgtactTATATTAGTTGTTTCAGGATACTGATCAGCAGGGTGTTCAAGTCAATATAATTCAGAGGCTTTATTGACATTTCGCATGTGTTGCAAAAGCAATTTAAGATTATGAAAGACAATGAATGaaattaacaaaaaataaagtgaatagcAATATcagttaatataataaaataaataatgaaatgagtaaataaaatatatataaatatatatacagtatacatacatatatgtatatatacatatagtaataTTAAGCATATATATGTAATTTAAGCAATTAGTATTGGTACAATTTCAATGTGACTTAACTTTAAAAATGCAAGAGTTAATTTACTGATTATAACATAAAGAGCTGTTGTTCAGGATAATACAAGATATCTAATATTCTATAGATAACAAAAGACAATCtgataatacaataaaaacaaagagatgTTAATAGTAGATACCATACCATAATTTTAAGCTCCGTACTGAATGTTGTTCTCTTCATCAGACGACACAAACCTGCAGGAATGAGGAGGTGAATCCATCCGTTTGAGTGTTTTCAGTGAAACAACAAACTGGTTCCAGGTGTGAGTATGAAGCATACGGAGGAGAGTGTCAGCTGATCTTGTTTACTGTATTCCTGTAACTTATACACAAGCTTTCgagagcagagacacacacagtgacaacaGCTCTTCAcatcttgcccactgactgactgactggcattacacaggagtaaatgcaatacacgaTATAAAGAATAAACTACCTAAACTACAACATGATCTTTAGAGATTGTATGCCTCCATCGAGCAGGTGGCTCGttattacacattgaacctttaatgtgAGCTGACCTCAAGTCAGACATGGATTCACTTATGGAAGGTTTGAGCTTCATGTCCTTGATATCAGACGTACGTGGAATAAATGCTCCAACATCTTTCCACACTGACCTGACATCAGTGCATGAACACGCTGCTGTGGTTGTGAGAACTATACAGCAGCGTAAAACTAAAGTACTGAAACATCTGGATGTGACATTCAAGGAACGACGGTTTGTATTCAACACTTCTTTAATGGATGGATAATGTACCTGGTTGTTTACATGTGATGTGTCAAATTAAAAGACTTGAGGAGAAATGGACCTTTAATTATGTGACGTTGAGCCGTTTCTTAAAGGATCAGTtcacacaaatcacaaaaataTGAAGATCTCAAAGTTTTCAAGCCGAATACAATGAATGAGATTTAGTTTGAGTTCTTTTCAGGAACAATTAGGCttgaaatataattttattctaaatattttaatatccCTGCAACACTTTCTAACTTTATTCATAACATTCtaattatttcttaaaatattGCAAATTAATGATAAAAAACTTCACTTTATTATGAAGTTTATATAAAGTTACAACTTTAATCTCAAGTATTGCAACTTTTTCtcctttcaaatgttttcttttacttcatATGACTATTTACAAAATTACAGATATAGTCtcatgatttaatttaatttattttttatattgcaagttttattttctcactttttttctattatatcgaaacataattatttttacttttcttctcaGAAACAATTAACCAAATGTAAttcttaatatattttttttcttgtaaCCCCTTTATTCttattactttatagattaaTGCGTTATGACTTTGTAAAATCATAACATAATTCTttactttgtaactttgttctCTTTATTGTATAAATCATAATATTTCTCTATCCATGTTAAATACTGCAACGCTTTCACGAACACATGTTTGTGATTTGGGTGAAGGGACTCGTTTTCTCAACAACATTCAGATAACTGCAGTTTACGAACAAATCACCCTGAACCTGAACGCGTCCAGTGCAGATGTAATTAATGACTCACTACAGTAAACGCGTCATAGATCTtcttaaacactttaaaaaactCTAGAAATCAGTACAGCATCTGCAGACTGTTTGACGAAATATAAAAACAGGCACAATATGCAAAAGCAAGAAACTAAACTCTTGTTAAAGGACAAACTTGTTCTCCACATGAACACATCACTACAGGCTCCCTGCAGAAGCagcaacatcaaacacactcagttTCAGATGATGAGGCGGCCACTTCAAATAAAACAGGTTTTTATTAACGGTCAGGGACAAAAGTTTGATCTGATTCTCGTCAGTCGCCACTAAAGACTGATGTCGTCCTGGGACTTTATCTCCTGCACACTCCTGCTTCAGCAGAAACACAACGTCGACCAGATTATTAATGAAGTTTACATCTGCTACGAGTAAAAGGACATATCCATGTCGATAGACGGAAATGTATTCGCCAACTACTTTGATAATCGATTCATCGTTGGTCATTTTACATctagaaatgtcagaaaataaagtttttgagcttcttaaatgtggagatgacctgctttatatcatattaaagtaacTGGACTGACAAACGAAGACGTGTAAAGACATCACCGTGGACTTTAAGAAACTGAGAGAGCATTGTtaaaactattttctgacatttagaCCAAACGGTTAATCTAGAAAATCATCAGACATGTTTGATGATGAAATAATGGTTAAACAAGTTGCACAGGAAGGAGTGACAGAAGTAACCGGGTCGTCACACCTCTGCGTACGTCTGGACGCCAGTCAGTTTTGAGTTTAAATATTGTGTGAAAGATTCTAATCGTGGTTCTCCGctgccttttttaatttaattttaatctaTTTACAGTAAACATAAGTGTAGAAGAAGCATTAACTAAACCTAACAAATATATTAGCAAATAATATTACGTGACAATAAATACACTAAATCGACCCACGTGTGAAAAGTGCccgaaaaaaacaaagttttttacaaactataatataatataatatgatatatgatatactatactataatatactatactatactataatatactatactataatatactatactataatatactataatatactataatatgatatactataatataatatactataatataatataatatactatactataatatgatatataatatactataatataatatatactatactataatatactataatatactatactataatatactataatatactataatatgatatactatactataatataatatactatactatactataatatactatactataatatgatatataatatactataatataatatactatactataatatgatatataatatactataatatgatatactatactataatatactataatataatatactatactataatatgatatataatatactataatataatatactatactataatatactataatatactatactataatatactataatatactataatatgatatactatatataatataatatactatactatactatatatatataatgatactataatatactataatctataataatactataataaatactataatatactataactAGACTATAATATActtaatactataataataactatactaactataatataatatactataatatactatactataatatactataatatactataagatactataatataatatactatactataatatacgatatataatatactataatatgatatatgatatacgatactatataatatgatataatata contains the following coding sequences:
- the dram2b gene encoding DNA damage-regulated autophagy modulator protein 2b codes for the protein MWWFQQGLCFLPAAMVVWTAASFVFAYITAVVLKHVDPLVPYISDTGTMAPERCVFGIMLDVSSFLGMATVYVRYKQVEALTGEGELKLKRLNRFGLLLGLISSFGMCVVANFQKTTLFSMHLVGAVLTFGVGALYILVQTLLSFHMQPHVHSRTTYLVRLGIGLWTVSSCITMFVSSVIMYSSLPGVDVPNKLHWTPGETGYTAHIISTVSEWSLALSFISFFLTYIRDFQKITLRAEAHLQSSHLYDTWSHFAVPASNPHRDASESSPLLAGGT